A region of the Alligator mississippiensis isolate rAllMis1 chromosome 5, rAllMis1, whole genome shotgun sequence genome:
CCACCCACGGAGAGAACCCAGATGTCCTGGCTCCCCTGACCCCAAATCTTCCCAGAGTGGGGAAAGAATCCAGGCAGcttgtcttccctgccccccaatccTCTCCCAGGACAGagtgaacccaggcatcctggctccctgcTCTAACCCACTGGATTCCACTCCCTCCCCAGTGGTTCCCCTTACCCTTTTcaacccctggctgctgctgcctaagCCAAGTTGCTTGTTTATTATGAAAAGAGCTGGAGCAGTTGGgacttgccccttccctctcctgctgACCAGCTGCACCCAGCTGCCCCTCGGTAGCCTGAGAACCCCACCACGGTGCCAGGCATGTGGTCATTTCCTcttcccactgcctccccccgGGGTTTTGCCTGCAGCCTGACTTTGAAGCGGCTTCATATATCCACTCTCCTCTCCTGACCCAAACATCAGGCTCCTTTGGACTTTCCCAGCGTCTCTGCTCCTACCCACTACATCCCACTCACCTCCCAGAGTGAGGATAGGTAGGATCCAGATGTCCCCAGTCCCCATGGCTGTCACCTGCCAGGCCCCACTgacctcccagagctgggggagatcccaggtgtcctggcttcctGCCTTCCCCTGACTCTAACTAAACAGACTCCATTCCCCTTCTAGagctgggagggaacccaggcatccagctgCCCAGCTCTCCTCTACACTAACCCACCAGATCCCACCCCCCTTTCAGTGCAGGGAAACAACCCAGGTGTCCTAGCTTCTCATTCCCCTACTCTTACCTGCTGGATCTCAGTTCCCTCCCAGAACTTGACAACCAAGGTGTCCTGGTCACCAGTCCCCACTACTGTAGCCTGCCAgatctcactccccaccccagagctgggagagaacccaggcatcttggTTTTCACCCCTCAGCTCCAGCTGGCACTGACAGTCctgtctgccccctgcccaggtgCTGGACACCTCAGATCTCCCTGGGGGGGTGTTGAATGTTATCACAGGTGACTGTGACCACCTGGCCCGGACGCTGGCCCTGCATCAGGACGTCCAGGCCCTTTGGTACTTTGGCTCCCAGCAGGTGAGGCCAGTTGcaacctcccttcccttcccctctcctcccttcccttcccttctgctagTGGGGAGAGAATCCAGACtctcagccccactgctctaacccaccagaccccactcccctccctcagcCAGTCCCTGGCCTAGGCCTGGTGCCTCATGGAGGGGAGAGAGGCTCCTTATTAACCCCTTGTCTCCTGCAGGGCTCCCAGTTGGTGGAATGGGCCTCGGCTGGGAACCTCAAGCGGACGTGGGTGAGCTGCGGTGCCCGGCGGTGCTGGGAGGACCCATCTCAGGGAGCAGGCGAGGAGTTCCTGAGCCAGGCCACCCACTGCAAGAGCATCTGGGTGCCCATGGGCGATGTGTTTGCCAACTGAGCCATATGGACCCCATgcacctgcccccagcacctgcgAGGGCTCCAATAAATGTGCTCAGAAGTTCCCGCCACCCCCTGCGGGGTTCCCCTTGCATCAGAGCGTCGACCAtgggaggagcactggcaggggagagaaactgaggctgggaggtggaggtggggagaagagggaacttcCAGTTCTGGCTCCTACTCAaaggcaccagaccccactcccctcccagagcttggagagaacccaggtgtccaggctcccaggccTCTCTTTGCCAGTGAGGACTCTTGGGTTCTGTCTTCTGCCCCTCAGGGCTTGGGCAGGAATCCCAGGTGTCCTGGAGAGCAAGGTGAAGAGAGTGCATGGAGCTGCCCCTTGCAGCTTGGCACCCCCTGGTGGCAGGGCAGTCCCCTTCCCTAAGTGCCACCTGGGGGGCCCAGCCATTAGCTCCCAAACACACTAGACCTCAtgcccttcccagagctggggagagaacccaggaatcctgaCTTCCATTCTCTTGTCCCAAAACCTTGagtgccctgtgccccctggcagccagatTGGGGGCGTGGGGCAGAGGCGGGGAGGGGAAATGGGAAGGGAAATGAGCCATTTCCGAGGGTatgagcacagccaggctggggaggagctggggctggggctgaggctgggcagcgTCCAGGGGAtgccccagtgccactgccttgCAGACAGGCTCAGGTAGGTGCCAGGCTGTGCGTCCCACCCCctggagccagggtgggggggggtgctgggcccaacccctcccagagctgcacgCCTTACCGAAGGCGGGAGCCACTCCTCTCAACAGCCGtgtctgtccctgctgctgcaggctgtcaCCCCGAGCTCTGACAAGGTGAGTGCTGTCATCAGGAGGGCAGGAAACCCAAGAATCTGgacttccaccccccaccccccccatgacCCCTCCTCACACCAAGAGAGAAGCCAGGTGTGTGGGTGCTGAGCTCCCTGCTTTAACTCACCCGTTCCCTCTGAAAGCTGgagaaaacccaggagtcctggctctcaACCCCTTTACCCCTCCCCTTGCTCTAAGCCCCCACACCCcgtcccagagctgggagagaacccaggtgtccgggctccccaCATCCCCACCAGCTCCTACGTGTGGGCTAAGCCTGGTCTTGGAAAGATGCTGAAGTCTGGGTAGGGGACTGCAGCCCGGGGGTGGGGGatttgctgcagctctgacctTGAGCCGTGGGACTGACAGCATAAGTCAGGGGACCAGGGCCACTCTGGGACAAGCCTcagccccctcctcttcccctcccaaccAAACCTACCTGCTTTCTGCAATACCCCGTATTGCCCCCACATCCCATCCCACTTCCCTGATCTATGGGGCAACAGTGGGgagccagggttggggcagggtcttgcccctccaaaGCAGGGGGCACTGTCCCCCTCCAGGGGCTCCTGTCTgcttcccccacacaccccccctAAAACCCAtggagttgggggggtggggcaggcattaGAACATCCCTGGCTTGGTGCCCTGCCCTTTGGGGAGCTGGGATTCCCCACATGGGGATTTCTGGCCTTCCTTGCAACTGTTTAGACTGTGGTTAGGcaaagggttgggggaggggggggaatcaGAGGGGGCAACTCATGGatctccagccccacaggcctggTAGCCAGCAATTGTGTATCATAGGCCTGGCACCCCCAGAGATGCTTCCCCATCCCGCAGCTGGGAGCATTCTGGCCACTGACATCTTCCCAGctaatgctgcagctggcagaggctggacctggcaggggtctcctCCCCTGCCTATGGGAGGTTtgtttggggagggggctgcacggACCCAAAGAGTAGGACCAACTAGGAGATGCTTTTAAGTTAcattgaggaggaggagaagggaaactgaggtgcaGGTTTAGTAATGCAGCTTTTAAAGACTGGTATGGTAcagctggggagagaacccaggcatcctggcctCCTTCCCCCAAACCCATTGGACCCCATACCCTTCTCAAAACCagggatagaacccaggagtcctgacaccCAGCCTTTCTGTTCCAACCCCCTagcctccactcccttcccagagccTGGATTGAACCCAAACatctccaaaagagaaggctgagaggggatctagtggcagtctacaaactagttaagggggaccagcaggcattgggagagtccttgttcccccaagcactcccaggagttacaagaaacaatagacacaagctggcagagggtagtttcaggctagacattaggaggctatttcactgtcagggcggctaggacctggaaacaacttccaaaagaagtggtgctggctcctaccctgggggactttaaaaaaaggctgaacgaacatctggccagggtcgtttgaccccagtactctttcctgccacggcagggggtcagactagataatctcctcaggtcccttctgatcctaccgactatgaaactatctcAACACCCAGCCCATCATACCCAttaggagagaacccaggtgtcctgcctctgctgcctgcactCCACAAGCCTCCTTCCTTAGGAGGCTTGCCCATTCGGCCTTCACTGCTCCTCTCTGCCCCTAGCTCTTCCAGCTCCTCTGTGTTCTAGAGAAGTCTAGGTCCAGCTGGAAATGGGGAGACTTGAAAATCTGTGTTCCCAGTTGGGCCCCAGTTAGTTAGTCCAAGAATGGAAGGGAACTCTATGCAAGCTCTCATTCATGTTTTCAGCCTTTAATTGCCTTGCACCTCCCAACAGTAGGAAAAGCAATGATGATATTCAAACAACCACACAACACTAAGGAGAAATGTGCTCTTAGTTAAAATTGCAGCCACAGACATGTCACTTTGGGCACTGGCCTGCAAAGGGGTTTTGCAGGCAGGAGATAGTGGGATGTGGAAGCCAGGATCTGTCAGACAGCCTGGTTACCCACCAACCCACTCTGACCTCTTAGGCATATGTGGGTGTAAATGTCAAGTAGCAGGACTCCTGGGGTCACGTCTCAGCTGGCCAGACACAATCCAGGCTTAGTGggttggagcagggctggggactgggagcccggacacctgggttccatgcTCAGCTCTGGAGGGGGTGGGTAGATGCACCTGGGGTAGGGGAGAAATCCAGGTGTGGGGAGCACTTAAGGAGGGATCATGGTGGATCTGAGTAGGGGGCAGACAATGATGTTCCATGGGGGCCAGAGGCACTGGGGTTTGGGGGCACTGGGATGGACAGGGGGCCTAGTGCGGGTATCTCAGTGGGTGATATAGGGGTTGGGGGgccttggaggggtggggggtcagggcCAGTCTAAGGGTAATTGGCATCCTAGGCAGACTGTGTACCTTGgagcccccaccacttccaatacAGAGGAAAATAAGTCCAGAATGAACTTTTACTTTTGAGATCTtctcagaggtctttctccccttacagaaccaaaggtcttagaccaAGGTGGAGCCATAGCTGGCCAGGGCTCTTATTcagaatgatgttcctgttattttgttctgcatataattttggtgcccccccccaTATTTTGGCACCTTAGGTGACTGCCTAGTTCACCTAATGGTTGGACTGGCCCTGGGTGGGGTGACTGTAGGGAGGGTGtccctggtgggggagggggatctgGGCCAAGGGGCCCTATATGTAGAGGGTGAGGGGGTcatggggatgggatgggagcctggacacctgggttctctcccagctctggggagagctgggggatGAGGGGGGTAGGAATCtgaatgcctgggttctctctgggatgggagggtgggggggagtggaaaCTAGTGTATCAGTTTggtggctgagggggcagggctggcacctgAATGCCTGGGTTTGCTCCTGGGCTGGGGGTTTAGACAATCCCTCAATCCCTGCCTCAATCCCCGACTCAATCCCCCTGTCCTTCCCCCTGCTTGTCAAGGGGCACTAGCCAGCCCAgggcccagctcctgctccttccaccccctcccccctacccccagcagGTTGCCACCTCCCCACGGCtgtgtgcaaggtgctgtacatgGTCGGGGCATCCGGCCACGGTTTCCATAGAGACGCTCTGAGCTCTGGGACCCACAGGATGCTGAGACCGCAGCGAGcacatgctgctcccagccctttacgagtggggctgggagaaggggggggggtcaCTGCGGGGTGGGCTGTACCCTGGCACTCGGCCTCGGGGACATCAGACTCTATTCCCCTcagccctgggtgcaggcccctggagtAGTGAACAACCTCTCTGGCAGTGCCCCCATCCCGTGGCACGGCCTTCTCCCCGGGGGGTAGGGAGCACCTATGTAGTCTTCAGGCTGGTCAGGGGattgcgggtcgggagtgaggggcagcggcagggctggggagagggggcagggggcttcgaGTCCGCGGTGCGGGGCACGAGCAGGGCTGGGCCACGATCCCGGATGCCCAGTGCCCGGCACGGGGCCGGATTCAATATTTGCCCAGGCTAGGTGGGGcgcgggcagggctgggaggatggAGGGCAGGTAGAGCCGGGCGGGGGGCGCCAGGACCCCAtcgcccccctctgccccagccagacccagatccccccaccccgtgcagggatcctgccccccagcccggggGGTCCGCCCGCTCCGCCCCCGCCGGTCCCGGCCACTTTCACTTTCGGTGGCGGCCTGGCTTGGGGCAGCGGGCGGCAGCGCCTGGGGGGGCTCGGAGaagcccccccttccccagagccccccccccactgctcagGTAAGAACTGGGGGCAGTCCGCGGCCCCTGCCAGTGGGGTTGGGGTGCAGATCGGGGTGGGAGGAGGTAGTGTGTCCTGCCCCCATACCCCTCCCCCCGACCAagccctgcccgtgcccctcATCCCGACCCGCAGTGCTCAGTGGTCTGCCCtttgccagccctgctggtgcccctcactcccaacctgcagcccctgtcctCTCCTAGGCCTGTctctacccccacccccgctTCTTTCCAACCAATAGCCCTCTGGAAGCCTATCTTTGCCCCCCCCACCCGGGCCCTctacctcctgcccctccccagccctgctggtgcccgtcaatcccaacctgcagccccgtCTCCCTAGCCTTGCTGGTGGCCCTTACTTCTGACCCGCAGCCCCTTTTCCTCTCCCACCTCTGTCCCTCTAACCAGGCCCGTGCCCCTCATTTCAACAGCCAGCCCCCTAACCAGTGACCTGTGttgccccacagctgcccccgcTTGAGGGAGCCCCCCGGCATGCCGGCCGCCCACCCCTTGACGTGGAGATGACTTGGTGCCATGCACCCCCGgacccccagtccctgcccagtGCCTCTGTGGtaagttgtggggaggggaagaggataTGGGATGAGCCTGGGGAGGTttgaggggaggggctggtcGTGGGTGAGGGGTGCTCCCAGCTCATCCTTCCACCTCAAcaggctcccctgctgctgctgctgctgctgctggctctggcccccCCTGGGCAAGGCTGCATCTTCGAACACGATCCTTTCAGCACCACCTTAACCAGAGACATAGAAGAACTGGTAAGAGCCAGGGCCCCACCACAGCTCCCTCTCCTTCCAgaaaccccccaccccgcccccaaaGTCACCTCTGACACCCCCATGCCAGTCCCCAGCCCAGTCATGGGCAGCTTCCACCTGGGGCCCCTTCTGCCACACTCCCAGCACCCCCAATCCCCATACCCCCCAGGTGTCCCTGCTCACCTCTTCTGGAGCCTCCAAATCTGCCAGGGTGAAGAGGGACTCCCAAGCAGCCCCCCTATTCCCAgtcccccccccacttaccccccccacactttttttcccctccccagacccagctgctgctcctggactACCCCGTCTTGTTGCCCTCCAACCTGGAGCCGGTGAGATCCAGGGGgcacccatgccccccacctccctgcctgctccctcctcaTCCTGTGCCACATCTCAtctccccatctctcccctccaggacctctgGTGCTACGACTTCTGGGTGATCCACTTTGTGGCGGCTGAGCTAAGGCACATGGAGCAGGTCGCAGGGCGCAGCCTGAACCCCAAGATCCAGACCGTGGCCAGACAGATCCACTTCCTCCAGGACTGCAACATCAGTGTAGGgcaggggaaggcatggggggtgggtaCCCTCAGTGGGGTTGTGAGGGGGCACTAGTAAGCTTGAGGGGGTCTGGGGAccattggtggggctgggggcatgtTGTTTGGTTGAAGAGAGGGAGTACAGGGGCTGTGGGTGCCTGTTGGGGGGTGG
Encoded here:
- the FLT3LG gene encoding fms-related tyrosine kinase 3 ligand isoform X2 yields the protein MTWCHAPPDPQSLPSASVAPLLLLLLLLALAPPGQGCIFEHDPFSTTLTRDIEELTQLLLLDYPVLLPSNLEPDLWCYDFWVIHFVAAELRHMEQVAGRSLNPKIQTVARQIHFLQDCNIRPPRLYTAGADQCVAAAGRPELPHGRAGDTVAAGAMACDDEQLHLCALPDRYP